GCAAAATATTTCAAATTAGGAATATAAATAAATCAGTTTTAAGCTGTTAGATAAATTAGAGTATGAGTAATATAGTAGCTATTGTAGGAAGACCAAATGTAGGTAAATCAACGTTTTTTAATCGTTTAATTCAGCGAAGAGAAGCCATCGTTGATGCCGTTAGTGGAGTTACTAGAGACCGCCATTATGGTAAAAGTGATTGGAATGGGAAAGAATTCTCGCTTATAGATACAGGTGGATATGTATTAGGAAGTGATGATGTTTTTGAAGCAGAAATAGATAAGCAAGTAGAATTAGCTATTGATGAAGCTGATGCTATTATTTTTATGGTAGATGTAGAATCTGGCGTAACAGGAATGGATGAGGATGTTTCTAAATTACTTAGAAAAGTTAGTAAACCAGTATTTCTTGTTGTGAATAAAGTTGATAATGGTAAAAGAGCAGAAGATGCTGTAGAGTTTTATGCTTTAGGTTTAGGTGAATATTATACCATTGCAAGTATTAATGGAAGCGGTACTGGAGAATTGTTGGATGCACTTGTAGAAGCATTACCTGAAAACGAAGAGAAAGAGGAAGAAGTTGAAGCTTTACCACGTTTTGCTGTAGTAGGACGACCAAATGCAGGGAAATCTTCTTTTATAAACGCCTTAATAGGTGAAGATAGATATATTGTTACTGATATTGCGGGAACAACTCGTGATTCTATCGATACAAAATACAACCGTTTCGGATTTGAATTTAATTTAGTCGATACTGCGGGTATTCGTAGAAAATCTAAAGTAAAAGAAGATTTAGAATTTTATTCGGTTATGAGAAGTGTAAGAGCTATCGAGCATAGTGATGTTTGTTTAATAGTTCTAGATGCCACTCGTGGTTTTGACGGCCAAGTACAAAATATATTTTGGTTAGCAGAGCGTAACAGAAAGGGCATTGTTGTTTTAGTAAATAAATGGGATTTAGTAGAAAAAGATCATAAGTCTGTTAAAGAATACGAAAAAGCGATTAAAAAACAGATGGAGCCGTTTACAGATGTTCCAGTTATATTTATTTCGGCACTGTCTAAACAGCGTATATATAAAGCAATTGAAACAGCTGTTGAGGTTTACCAAAACCGTGCTAAAAAAATTAAAACAAGTAAGCTTAATGAAATCTTTTTACCGATAATAGAAAATTATCCACCGCCAGCATATAAGGCAAAATATGTGAAGATTAAATATATTATGCAGTTGCCAACACCGCAACCGCAGTTTGCTTTTTTCTGTAATCTTCCGCAATATGTGAAAGAACCTTATAAACGTTTTTTAGAAAATAAACTACGTGAGCATTTCGATTTTAAAGGCGTGCCTATTAGTGTTTATATGCGTAAGAAGTAAAATTTCAAATATTTTTATAAAATTAAAAAAGGTCTATACTTTAATAAAAGTATAGACCTTTTTTTTAAGAGAATAATAGCTTTTTAATTTGATGTTTTTTTACTCATCATAGTATAAAAACCTATTGCATTAATATTTATGTAGTTATCTTATTATTTTGTGAGATAATTAGTCTATTTTTATAGTAATTATCATCAATCAAATAAACTATTATGAAAAAAATCATTTTTGCATGCTTATTAGCGTTTTTAACTATTAGTGCTTTTGCACAAAAAACTATTGAAAACCCAGAATACAGATTAAGTTCAATTCCTGGTTCAATAACTAAAATTGAATTATTAGATACAACAACCGTTTTGCATTTTCATATCAAAACGTACCCTGGAAGGTGGGTTTCTATTCCTAACAAAACCTTTATACAAGATTCTAATGGAGGTGATCAGCTTTTTATAATTAAGGCGGAGGGAACAAAAATAAATAAACGACATATTATACCTGAGTCAGGTGAAATATTTTACACCTTGTATTTTCCGAAGTTAAATTCTAATATAAATACTATAGACTATGGTGAGGCAAATGATGGCGGTAATTGGTCTGTTTATGATATTTTAGTAAATGAAACTGAAGACACTTCAGTATTGCCAAAGGTACTTAGAGGTAATTGGTTGTTAGCAGATGGTAGTAATCTATTTAATTATGGGTTTTATGTTAATAATGCTATTGTAGACCGTGCCGTTTGGAATTATCAATCAGTTAAAAATAAAGGAAAAAAATACGAAATAATTTTAGAAAGAAACGGAGCATTAAAAACCATTCATGCAAAACTAGGTAAAAAAGGATTGGTAGATTTTGGAAGTAATGTAAAGGACTTGAAACCTTATAGTTTGGATCGTATTTATAATTCTAATTATAAAATAGTAGATAATAAACCATATAACGAATCCATGTTTCAAATAGATTCTACAACGTATTCAGGAGTTATAAAAGGATACACTAGTAAGATAGAAGAGAAAACAGGAATGGTATACGTAAACAACGTTTTCGCAGGTAATCAAGATTCTTATATGATAAAGGTTGCTGATGATGGAAGTTTTTCGGTTAAATTCCCAGTAAATTATCCACAACCTATTTTTGTACGATTACCATATGCTAATATATCTGTTTTTGTAGAGCCTGGAAAAGAAACATTTCATGTAATAAACGGAGATAAATCTTTCTTTATGGGAGATTGTGCTCAGGTAAATACAGATTTAGATTTAATGAAATCTATTAGAGACACAGGATTTAATAGTATACAGAAAAAAATAGGAGAATTGTCTCCAGAAGAATTTAAGAAACTATGTTTTGAAAGTAAAGAAAAGCAGTTGAAGGAATTCAATGAATTTCAGATAAATAATATTATAAGTAAAAAAGCAATACAAATAAAAAAAAATGATATTGAGTATAATGCTTTAGATAAACTTTCAGGTTATGGTTTGTATAGAAGAAGTATTGAAAGAAGAAATAAATCAGTTAAAAAAGAAGAAGATAAAATGCCTTATAAAGCGTTTAAAGTAGATGCTTCTTTTTATGACTTTATTTCAAAAGATAATTTAACTGATAAATTTCCTGTATTAACCACCAATTACTATTATTTCATTAATAGATTGATGTATGCAGATATTTTTAAAAATAATGCACAAACTAATTATACCACATCTGAAATTGTAGGTTTATTACTAAAAGATAATAAAGATTTGAGTGTTGATGTATTGAAAATGTCTGAAATGAGTAAGGAAATAGAAACACCGGAAATTCAATTAAAGCAGGCAGAATTTAAAAAAGCACATGGTGATACCCAACAGGCGTTTTATAAAAAATATATGAAAGATTATAATGCCTATGTAAAAGATAATAATATAAAGCTTATACATAATGATTATATTTTGAATGTAGTTGATTATTTGAAAATTAAAGGAGAAGAATTAAATCACGAAGAGCAAGAGCTTGTAGAAGCTTTCAAAAATATACGAACAGATGAAGAAACAAGAAAAACAAAAAAATTCAACGATACTTATGGTTTTATAAAGGCAGAGTTATATAAGAAATATAGTAAAGAAATTAGTGGCTTTTATAGAAATAAATCATCTATAGAAATAGATAATAGTATGAAGTCGTTTTTTGGTGTTTCAAATAGCTTTTTGTTCGATATTATTACTTCTCAGAGAGCTAGTAGGATTTTAAACGATTTTAATGTTTATAGCGATAATGATCTAAAGCTACTTAAAAAAAATATTAAAGACCCTTTAGTGTATAATTGTTTAGTAGCTGCAAATGAATTGACTAAACTAAAAATAGAACGAAACAAGACTTTAGGTGGTTATACAGTTAATACGGTTAATAAAACAGAAGGAGACGAATTGTTTGATACTATAGTTAAAAAATTCAAAGGAAAAGTAGTCTATGTCGATTTCTGGGCAACATGGTGTGGTCCATGTATATCTGGTATAAGAAAAGTTGCGTCTTTGAAGGAAGAAATGAAAGGTGATGATGTTGTGTTCTTATATATAACAAACCAAACGTCTCCAGAAGGAACATGGAAGAATAGTATTCCTAATATTAAAGGCGAGCATTATAGAGTTTCAGCAGATGAATGGAATTATTTGTCTGATAAGTTTAAAATTTCTGGAATACCTCATTATGCTTTAGTTAATAGAGAAGGCAAAGTAGTGAGATATAAATTAGGACATAGAAATAATACTAGTTTAAAAGTGCTTTTAAAAGAAGAGTTAGAAAAGTAAAAGCATTGAATGTTTAAAAAAAGAGGGATAGATTTTTATTAAAATCTATCCCTCTTTTTTTGTTTTCGATAAAACTAAATGATTACCAACCACCAGAGGAACCGCCGCCTCCAAAGCCACCACCGCCGAAGCCACCGCCAAAACCGCCACCACCAGAACTTCCAAAACCACCAGAAGAACCTCTTCGGTAATTGCCACGTCCCATATTGCTTAAAATAATGGCTTCTAAAATATCAATGCCTCCAGACCTATTACCTCTATTACCGCCACCACCACGTCTATTTTTAGAAATAGAAATAAGAATGATAATAAATATAAAAAAGAGAATAAATATAAGTTCAGTTGGGAACTTTGTATTAGATTTTCGAGTTCCTTGATATTCTCCGTTAAGTACTTCAAAAATAGCATCTGTACCACGATTTAAACCACCGTAATAATCGCCTTTCTTAAAATATGGAATAATGTCTCTTTCAATAATACGTTTAGATAAGGCGTCCGTTAAAAGGTGTTCTATACCATATCCTGTATTTATAGCAATCCTTCTGTCGTTTTTAGCCAGTAAAATTAAAATACCATTATCTTCTTTTTCTTGTCCAATGCCCCATTCTTGACCCCATTGCGCACCTAAAAAATTGATATTCTCCCCTTCGGTTGAATTGATAATAGCTATAACTATTTGAGTGGAAGTGGTGTCAGAATATTTTATTAACTTTTGTTCTAGACTGCTTTTTTGTGCTGATGAAAGTAAATTAGAATAATCATAAACACTAGTTTGAAAATCAGGTTTTTTAGGAATTTCAAATTGTGCATAGGAAAGACTAAAGCATAAAAAAGTAATAAACAAAAGCAGTAAAGCTTTTGTTTTTAAATGCAAATGAAGACTGAAGACTGAAAACTGCATATTATACACTATCCTTTAGAAATTTCATTAGATAATTCATCAATATCGCCATCTTGCCAAGGGAAATGTTTTTTTAGTTGTTCGCCAGATTTTATAATGCCTTCAACTAAGCCTTGTTTAAAGTTGCCTTGTTTAAAATAGGATTGCATAACATCTTTAGTGCTATCCCAAAAATCATTTGAAACCACATCATTTATACCTTTGTCTCCATAAATAACAAAAGCTTTTTCTTCAATAGCAACATATATTAATACGCCATTTTGGAGTTTGGTATTATCCATTTTTAAGGTATAAAATAACTCTAAAGCACGATTTGTAGCATCACCATTAGATGTTTTTTCTAAATGGACTCGTATTTCACCAGAAGTATTTAACTCAGCAATTCTAATGGCTTCAATAACTTCTTGTTCTTCTGATTGTGTTAAAAAATCTTCGATTTTAGACATTAAAATTCTACTTTAGGAGCATTTTCACTTCCTGAATCAGATTTGTATAAAGGCATTCCTTCAAACCCTCTCATACCGGCTATAAAATTGGTTGGAATTTTTTTGATAATAATGTTGTATTCTCCAGCAATTTGATTAAAACGATTTCGTTCTACATTAATTCTATTTTCTGTTCCTTCAAGTTGTGATTGGAGTTCTAAAAAACTTTTATCTGCTTTTAATTCAGGGTAGCGTTCTACAGTAACTAATAATTTAGATAAAGCACCGCTTAAACCCTGTTGTGCTTGTTGGAATTGAGCCATTTTTTCTGGTGTTAAATCACCCGCGTTAATGGTCGTTTTTGTTGCTTCAGAGCGTGCTTTGATAACGCCTTCTAAGGTTTCTTTTTCATGAGCGGCATAACCTTTTACTGTAGCTACTAAGTTAGGTATTAAATCAGCTCTTCTTTGATACGAACTTTCAACATTTGCCCATTGTGCTTTTGCTAAACCTTCTTTTTCAACGAGCATATTGTTTGTCCCAATTCCCCATTTAAATATTAAAAGAATTACAGCAATGATAATAATTAATGGTAGCCATTTTTTCATAAGAGTGAGTTTTAAAAGATGTTTTTTAATTGTTAATATGTAAGACACATAACTTATATAAAAGTTACATATTCAATTGTTTTTTTTAAGTAGATACTTAAAGATGTTCTTTTATTTTAATAAGTTGATTTCTTATGTCCTCTAGTTTGCTAACTATTTCAAAATTATTAAGAGTATCTTTTTTGCCTTCTTTTAAATGTGTTTTTGCTCCTTCAAGCGTAAAACCACGTTCTTTAACAAGATGATAAATGAATTTAAGATTTTTAATGTCTTCTGGAGTAAATTTCCGATTGCCTTTAGCGTTTTTCTTTGGTTTTAAAACATCAAATTCTTTTTCCCAAAAACGAATTAATGAGGTGTTTACATCGAAAGCTTTTGCAACTTCTCCAATAGCATAATAACGTTTTTCAGGTAAATTTATATACATATTAGTCTAAAGATTGGTTTTCTAATGAAGCATGCTCCAGTAGTTTGCTGAATTCTTCAGCAGTTAAACTTCCGTAATAAAAGTTTATAGGATTAATTCTTTGTTTGTCTTTAAAAACTTCATAATGGCAATGCGGTGCTTCAGAGCGACCAGTGCTACCAACAAAGCCGATAAGATCTCCCCGTTTAACTTTTTGGTTTTTTCTAACATTGTATTTATACAAATGGGCATAAAGGCTAACGTATCCAAAACCGTGATCAATTCTAATATGGTTTCCGTAGCCTGTTGCTCTATTATCTGCTCTAGCAACTACACCGTCTCCAGTAGCATAAATGGGTGTGCCTCTTGGGGCCGTAAAATCCATGCCCCAATGCATTTTTCGAGTTTTGTTAAAAGGATCTGTTCTCATACCATAACCTGACGCCATTCGGGTTAAATCTTTATTACTAACTGGCTGAATAGCTGGGATTGCAGCTAATAATTTTTCCTTTTCTTCAGCAAGTTTGGTTATTTCATCTAAAGATTTAGATTGTACAACAATTTCTTTTTGAAGAATATCTAAACGTTTGTTGCTTTCTATAATAAGTTTAGAATTGTCAAATCCTTCAAATTTTTTATATCTATTTACACCACCAAAACCAGCTTTTCTTTGTGCTTCTGGAATAGGGTTTGCTTCAAAATAAACACGATAAATATTATTGTCTCTATCCGCTATATTAGCTAAAACAGCCTCAGCTTCATCCATTTTTTTATTCAATAATTCAAATTGTAATTGCGTATTTTGTAAATCTCTTTTTAAAGCACGTTCTTTAGGTGATTCAACATATTGACTTGCTATAAAAACAAATAAAAAACCGAATAGCGCAGAAGCTAAAAGAAATACAGCAGCATACTTAAAAGTAGTTCGCTTTCTGCGTTCTATCTTTTTATATGAAAGCGATTCGGAATCGTAATAATATTTTACCTTACTCATTACCTAAAATATACTATTTTTGCAATTCATAAAATTCAACCTAATAGTTGTATTTTATATGTAAACGACCAAACCTACAAAAAATTATTACAATACTACTTATGTTAGTATAGTTGTAGGTTCGCTCTCTCCATCATTTAAATTGGAAAATGGAGAGTAAAGATAAAAATTGTTTTGTAATTAATATAATTTAATAGAAAAGAGAATACATAAATGAAGTCTCAAGATATTCGATCTAAGTTTTTAAGTTTTTTCAAAGAAAAACAACACACTATTGTATCATCTGCACCCATGGTTTTAAAAGATGATCCAACTTTAATGTTTGTAAATTCTGGGATGGCACCTTTTAAAGAATATTTTTTAGGAAATGCTCAGCCTAAAAGTAATCGAATTACCGATACCCAAAAATGCTTGCGTGTGTCTGGTAAACATAACGATTTAGAAGAGGTTGGTTATGATACCTACCACCATACACTCTTTGAAATGTTAGGGAATTGGAGTTTTGGTGATTATTTTAAGAAGGAAGCTATTGCGTGGTCTTGGGAATTACTCACAGAGGTCTTTGGTATTGATAAAGATATATTATACGTAACCGTTTTTGAGGGTAGTAAAGATGATAACCTTGAAATGGATAATGAAGCTTACGATTTATGGAAACTGTTTGTCTCTGAGGATCGTATTTTAAAAGGCAATAAGAAAGATAACTTCTGGGAAATGGGCGATCAAGGACCCTGTGGACCTTGTAGTGAGATTCATGTAGATATTCGTTCTGCAGAAGAAAAAGCTAAAGTTTCTGGAAAGGATTTAGTAAATATGGACCACCCACAAGTTGTCGAGATTTGGAATTTGGTGTTTATGCAATACAACCGTAAAGCTAATGGCTCGTTAGAGTCTTTGCCAAATAAGCATATTGATACCGGTATGGGGTTTGAACGTCTGTGTATGGTTTTACAAGGTGTACAGTCTAATTACGATACCGATGTGTTTACGCCTATAATTAAAGAGGTTGAAACCATAACAAATAAAAATTATGGTACAGACGAAAAGATTGATGTTGCAATTCGTGTTATTTCCGACCATGTTCGTGCTGTAGCATTTTCAATTGCCGATGGGCAGCTGCCAAGTAATACAGGAGCAGGATATGTTATTAGAAGAATCTTGCGCCGTGCTGTGCGTTATGGGTTTACGTTTTTAGATAAAAAAGAACCTTTTATATATAGATTGGTTGATATATTGAGTAAAAAAATGGGAACAGCATTTCCAGAATTAAAAGCTCAAAAACAACTTATAGAAAATGTAATTAAAGAAGAAGAGCAATCATTTTTAAGAACGCTAGATCAAGGTCTTATTTTGTTAAACAGGATTGTTGAAGAAACAAAAGGAGATACTGTTTCTGGTGAAAAAGCATTCGAATTGTATGATACTTATGGCTTTCCAATAGATTTAACAGCTTTAATTCTTTCTGAAAAAGGGTTGAAATTAGACGAAGAAGGGTTTAATAAAGAATTGGAAAAACAAAAGAAACGTTCTCGTGCTGCTAGTGAAATGACCACTGATGATTGGACGATATTACATAATGATGCAGAAGAAGAATTTGTTGGATATGATACCTTAGAAGCCAACGTAAAATTAACTCGATATAGAAAAGTAACCTCTAAAAAGGATGGTGAAATGTATCAATTGGTCTTTAATTTAACCCCTTTTTATGCCGAAGGAGGAGGACAAGTAGGAGATAAAGGCTATTTGGAAGATGCACATGGCGATGTGGTTTACATATTAGATACCAAAAAAGAGAATAATGTTATTATTCATTTTACTAAAAATTTACCTAACGATATTAATAAAAGTTTTAAAGCAGTTGTAGATGCTAAGCAACGTTATAGAACAGAGTGTAATCATACAGCAACACATTTATTACATCAAGCTTTAAGAGAGGTTTTAGGAACGCATGTAGAGCAAAAAGGATCTGCGGTACATTCTAAATATTTACGTTTCGATTTTTCACACTTTTCTAAATTAACTGTTGAAGAATTACGAGATGTAGAAAACTTTGTGAATAGACGTATAGAAGGTAAACTACCACTAATAGAAAAACGAAATATTCCAAAAGAAGAAGCTATTGCAGATGGTGCCATGAGTTTATTTGGTGAAAAATATGGAGATACTGTTCGTGCTATTCGTTTCGGACAGTCGGTAGAGCTTTGTGGAGGAACACATGTTAAAAATACAGGAGATATTTGGCATTTTAAAATTGTGTCTGAAGGTGCTGTAGCAGCAGGAATTCGTCGTATAGAAGCTATTACAAATGATGCTGTTAAAGATTTTTATTTTGAAAATAACCGCGCTTATTTTGAAATGAAAGATTTACTTAATAATGCTCAAGAGCCTGTTAAAGCATTACAGAATTTACAAGAAGAAAATACAAGCCTTAAAAAGCAAATAG
The nucleotide sequence above comes from Flavobacteriaceae bacterium HL-DH10. Encoded proteins:
- a CDS encoding TPM domain-containing protein, with protein sequence MSKIEDFLTQSEEQEVIEAIRIAELNTSGEIRVHLEKTSNGDATNRALELFYTLKMDNTKLQNGVLIYVAIEEKAFVIYGDKGINDVVSNDFWDSTKDVMQSYFKQGNFKQGLVEGIIKSGEQLKKHFPWQDGDIDELSNEISKG
- a CDS encoding TlpA disulfide reductase family protein, which produces MKKIIFACLLAFLTISAFAQKTIENPEYRLSSIPGSITKIELLDTTTVLHFHIKTYPGRWVSIPNKTFIQDSNGGDQLFIIKAEGTKINKRHIIPESGEIFYTLYFPKLNSNINTIDYGEANDGGNWSVYDILVNETEDTSVLPKVLRGNWLLADGSNLFNYGFYVNNAIVDRAVWNYQSVKNKGKKYEIILERNGALKTIHAKLGKKGLVDFGSNVKDLKPYSLDRIYNSNYKIVDNKPYNESMFQIDSTTYSGVIKGYTSKIEEKTGMVYVNNVFAGNQDSYMIKVADDGSFSVKFPVNYPQPIFVRLPYANISVFVEPGKETFHVINGDKSFFMGDCAQVNTDLDLMKSIRDTGFNSIQKKIGELSPEEFKKLCFESKEKQLKEFNEFQINNIISKKAIQIKKNDIEYNALDKLSGYGLYRRSIERRNKSVKKEEDKMPYKAFKVDASFYDFISKDNLTDKFPVLTTNYYYFINRLMYADIFKNNAQTNYTTSEIVGLLLKDNKDLSVDVLKMSEMSKEIETPEIQLKQAEFKKAHGDTQQAFYKKYMKDYNAYVKDNNIKLIHNDYILNVVDYLKIKGEELNHEEQELVEAFKNIRTDEETRKTKKFNDTYGFIKAELYKKYSKEISGFYRNKSSIEIDNSMKSFFGVSNSFLFDIITSQRASRILNDFNVYSDNDLKLLKKNIKDPLVYNCLVAANELTKLKIERNKTLGGYTVNTVNKTEGDELFDTIVKKFKGKVVYVDFWATWCGPCISGIRKVASLKEEMKGDDVVFLYITNQTSPEGTWKNSIPNIKGEHYRVSADEWNYLSDKFKISGIPHYALVNREGKVVRYKLGHRNNTSLKVLLKEELEK
- the der gene encoding ribosome biogenesis GTPase Der, which codes for MSNIVAIVGRPNVGKSTFFNRLIQRREAIVDAVSGVTRDRHYGKSDWNGKEFSLIDTGGYVLGSDDVFEAEIDKQVELAIDEADAIIFMVDVESGVTGMDEDVSKLLRKVSKPVFLVVNKVDNGKRAEDAVEFYALGLGEYYTIASINGSGTGELLDALVEALPENEEKEEEVEALPRFAVVGRPNAGKSSFINALIGEDRYIVTDIAGTTRDSIDTKYNRFGFEFNLVDTAGIRRKSKVKEDLEFYSVMRSVRAIEHSDVCLIVLDATRGFDGQVQNIFWLAERNRKGIVVLVNKWDLVEKDHKSVKEYEKAIKKQMEPFTDVPVIFISALSKQRIYKAIETAVEVYQNRAKKIKTSKLNEIFLPIIENYPPPAYKAKYVKIKYIMQLPTPQPQFAFFCNLPQYVKEPYKRFLENKLREHFDFKGVPISVYMRKK
- the alaS gene encoding alanine--tRNA ligase — translated: MKSQDIRSKFLSFFKEKQHTIVSSAPMVLKDDPTLMFVNSGMAPFKEYFLGNAQPKSNRITDTQKCLRVSGKHNDLEEVGYDTYHHTLFEMLGNWSFGDYFKKEAIAWSWELLTEVFGIDKDILYVTVFEGSKDDNLEMDNEAYDLWKLFVSEDRILKGNKKDNFWEMGDQGPCGPCSEIHVDIRSAEEKAKVSGKDLVNMDHPQVVEIWNLVFMQYNRKANGSLESLPNKHIDTGMGFERLCMVLQGVQSNYDTDVFTPIIKEVETITNKNYGTDEKIDVAIRVISDHVRAVAFSIADGQLPSNTGAGYVIRRILRRAVRYGFTFLDKKEPFIYRLVDILSKKMGTAFPELKAQKQLIENVIKEEEQSFLRTLDQGLILLNRIVEETKGDTVSGEKAFELYDTYGFPIDLTALILSEKGLKLDEEGFNKELEKQKKRSRAASEMTTDDWTILHNDAEEEFVGYDTLEANVKLTRYRKVTSKKDGEMYQLVFNLTPFYAEGGGQVGDKGYLEDAHGDVVYILDTKKENNVIIHFTKNLPNDINKSFKAVVDAKQRYRTECNHTATHLLHQALREVLGTHVEQKGSAVHSKYLRFDFSHFSKLTVEELRDVENFVNRRIEGKLPLIEKRNIPKEEAIADGAMSLFGEKYGDTVRAIRFGQSVELCGGTHVKNTGDIWHFKIVSEGAVAAGIRRIEAITNDAVKDFYFENNRAYFEMKDLLNNAQEPVKALQNLQEENTSLKKQIEVLLKDKAKNIKGELKSELQEVNGIQFLAKKLDLDASGIKDVAFELGSQFENLFLLFGAEQNGKALLSCYISKELVASKGLNAGLVVRELGKYIQGGGGGQPFFATAGGKNPDGIDEALEKAKTYLT
- a CDS encoding LemA family protein, with product MKKWLPLIIIIAVILLIFKWGIGTNNMLVEKEGLAKAQWANVESSYQRRADLIPNLVATVKGYAAHEKETLEGVIKARSEATKTTINAGDLTPEKMAQFQQAQQGLSGALSKLLVTVERYPELKADKSFLELQSQLEGTENRINVERNRFNQIAGEYNIIIKKIPTNFIAGMRGFEGMPLYKSDSGSENAPKVEF
- a CDS encoding MerR family transcriptional regulator; translation: MYINLPEKRYYAIGEVAKAFDVNTSLIRFWEKEFDVLKPKKNAKGNRKFTPEDIKNLKFIYHLVKERGFTLEGAKTHLKEGKKDTLNNFEIVSKLEDIRNQLIKIKEHL
- a CDS encoding TPM domain-containing protein, with the translated sequence MQFSVFSLHLHLKTKALLLLFITFLCFSLSYAQFEIPKKPDFQTSVYDYSNLLSSAQKSSLEQKLIKYSDTTSTQIVIAIINSTEGENINFLGAQWGQEWGIGQEKEDNGILILLAKNDRRIAINTGYGIEHLLTDALSKRIIERDIIPYFKKGDYYGGLNRGTDAIFEVLNGEYQGTRKSNTKFPTELIFILFFIFIIILISISKNRRGGGGNRGNRSGGIDILEAIILSNMGRGNYRRGSSGGFGSSGGGGFGGGFGGGGFGGGGSSGGW
- a CDS encoding M23 family metallopeptidase: MSKVKYYYDSESLSYKKIERRKRTTFKYAAVFLLASALFGFLFVFIASQYVESPKERALKRDLQNTQLQFELLNKKMDEAEAVLANIADRDNNIYRVYFEANPIPEAQRKAGFGGVNRYKKFEGFDNSKLIIESNKRLDILQKEIVVQSKSLDEITKLAEEKEKLLAAIPAIQPVSNKDLTRMASGYGMRTDPFNKTRKMHWGMDFTAPRGTPIYATGDGVVARADNRATGYGNHIRIDHGFGYVSLYAHLYKYNVRKNQKVKRGDLIGFVGSTGRSEAPHCHYEVFKDKQRINPINFYYGSLTAEEFSKLLEHASLENQSLD